One Xenopus tropicalis strain Nigerian chromosome 8, UCB_Xtro_10.0, whole genome shotgun sequence genomic window carries:
- the LOC100485069 gene encoding extracellular calcium-sensing receptor, with protein sequence MQSSQIIHEVLQIFGISAGSKILAIHGEAIKAKTNEPKSSLSIFLDMENTLSLIPFHRFQIRFYRFLLVMVFAIMEINSSNYLLPNITLGFHLYDSCYNEISYASLLPVLSNKIHFPSFFRTINKIEYEWFAIARLVKYFNWTWVGVISSNNDFGILGSQIAIREIEKNGGCIAFQETLPIINSMESVYRIIDVVKRSSATVIILFCTIENLIPFMEQASFHNITDKLWVGTSSWSITSDFPRTDILTTLNGSLGLAAQKGKIPGFKEFLYSIHPSRFPDDPYMKSFWETVFHCIWPGNDAVFNTSPALLKEDIVWCTGEERLDSIDPNIYDVYNFIYSYRTHNAVFAVAHALHQMKNCVPGKGPFKNGSCADIYNHRPWQLLHYLRKVDFNNTAGERIYFDENGDVPQSVDILNWQLFPNGSNQYVSIGSFDSGSLNGEGLDIQLNKILWNGGYSQIPVSVCSHPCPKGYRRAAIQGQKICCFDCLPCSEGEILNPNDDSKCLKCPEDKWPDSRKEECLPKLIQFLSYEETLGSALACISVLFCLLTFSVFCLFIIKRKTPIVKANNRDLSYLLLISLMFGFMCSLAFIGRPNRIMCMIRQVMFAVIFSLCVSTILAKTITVVMIFSATNPDSKLKKLVGLRIPIYIVPVCTMVQITLCIVWLTTDAPFAEYNMAAEIGIIVIECNEGSRVLFACVLGYMGLLASISLFVAFMARKLPDTFNETKFITFSMLVFASVWVTFIPAYLSTKGKQTVAVEIFAILSSSAGCLFCIFSPKCYTILLHPEMNSRQYITGRNARKQWIQ encoded by the exons ATGCAGTCGTCTCAAATTATTCATGAGGTTCTTCAAATTTTTGGTATCTCTGCAGGGTCCAAAATCTTGGCCATTCATGGAG aggccatcaaagcaaaaacaaatgaACCTAAATCCAGTCTCAGTATCTTCTTGGACATGGAGAACACTCTCAGCCTCATCCCTTTTCACAG atttcaaaTCAGATTTTATCGCTTCCTACTCGTAATGGTGTTTGCAATCATGGAAATTAATTCATCAAATTATCTTTTACCCAATATAACACTGGGCTTCCACCTCTATGATTCCTGTTATAATGAG ATTAGCTATGCTTCTTTGCTGCCTGTGTTGAGCAATAAAATTCATTTCCCATCCTTCTTCAGGACAATAAATAAAATTGAATATGAATGGTTTGCCATTGCTCGGTTGGTTAAGTATTTTAACTGGACCTGGGTGGGTGTTATATCCTCAAATAATGACTTTGGGATATTAGGTTCTCAAATTGCAATTAGAGAAATAGAGAAGAATGGTGGATGCATTGCATTTCAAGAGACACTTCCTATAATCAACTCCATGGAGTCTGTCTACCGTATCATTGATGTTGTCAAGAGATCCAGTGCAACAGTGATCATTTTATTTTGTACCATAGAAAACCTTATCCCTTTCATGGAACAGGCTTCTTTTCACAATATCACTGACAAATTGTGGGTGGGAACATCAAGCTGGTCCATTACTTCTGATTTCCCTAGGACTGACATCTTAACAACCTTAAATGGGAGCCTTGGATTAGCGGCTCAAAAGGGGAAAATTCCAGGCTTTAAGGAGTTTCTTTATAGCATCCATCCTTCCAGATTTCCAGATGATCCTTACATGAAGTCATTTTGGGAGACTGTTTTTCACTGTATTTGGCCAGGAAATGATGCAGTCTTTAATACATCTCCAGCACTGCTTAAAGAAGACATTGTTTGGTGCACAGGAGAGGAGAGACTGGACAGTATTGATCCCAATATATATGATGTCtataactttatatattcatatagaacACATAACGCAGTCTTTGCAGTAGCTCATGCTTTGCACCAGATGAAGAACTGTGTCCCAGGGAAAGGGCCTTTCAAGAATGGATCTTGTGCTGATATTTATAACCACCGGCCttggcag CTGCTCCATTACCTCAGAAAGGTAGACTTCAACAACACAGCAGGAGAAAGAATATattttgatgagaatggggatgtCCCTCAGTCTGTGGACATTTTGAACTGGCAGCTGTTCCCTAATGGAAGTAATCAGTATGTCTCTATTGGTAGTTTTGATTCCGGCTCTCTAAATGGCGAGGGACTCGATATTCAGCTAAACAAGATTTTATGGAATGGAGGATACAGCCAA ATCCCGGTTTCGGTTTGCAGTCATCCATGTCCCAAAGGCTACAGAAGAGCTGCAATTCAGGGGCAGAAGATCTGCTGCTTTGATTGCCTGCCATGTTCTGAAGGAGAGATTCTCAACCCAAATG ATGACAGTAAATGTCTCAAGTGCCCAGAAGACAAATGGCCTGATAGCAGAAAAGAAGAGTGCCTACCAAAGCTCATTCAGTTCCTTTCTTATGAAGAGACATTGGGCTCCGCTTTAGCTTGTATTTCAGTTTTGTTTTGTCTCCTTACATTTTCAGTGTTCTGCCTGTTTATAATCAAAAGAAAGACCCCCATAGTGAAGGCAAATAACAGAGATCTCAGCTACCTACTTCTCATCTCCCTCATGTTTGGCTTCATGTGTTCCTTGGCATTCATTGGCAGACCCAACCGGATAATGTGCATGATACGCCAGGTCATGTTTGCTGtcattttttcactttgtgtTTCTACCATACTAGCAAAGACTATCACTGTCGTAATGATATTTAGTGCTACAAATCCAGACAGTAAACTAAAGAAATTAGTGGGACTACGAATACCCATTTATATTGTCCCAGTGTGTACCATGGTTCAGATAACTCTATGCATAGTTTGGCTGACCACAGACGCTCCATTTGCagagtacaatatggcagcagAAATAGGAATAATAGTGATTGAGTGCAATGAGGGGTCCAGGGTGTTATTTGCTTGTGTCTTGGGGTACATGGGTCTCTTAGCTTCAATTAGTTTATTTGTTGCTTTTATGGCTAGGAAGCTCCCTGACACATTTAATGAGACCAAGTTCattacattcagtatgttggtatTTGCCAGTGTTTGGGTGACATTTATACCTGCTTATCTCAGTACCAAGGGGAAACAGACAGTGGCAGTAGAAATCTTTGCCATTCTCTCTTCAAGCGCTGGGTgtcttttttgcatcttttccccAAAATGTTATACAATATTACTGCACCCAGAAATGAACAGCAGACAGTACATCACAGGAAGAAATGCTAGAAAGCAATGGATTCAATAG